The following are encoded in a window of Kitasatospora sp. NBC_01250 genomic DNA:
- a CDS encoding GatB/YqeY domain-containing protein, giving the protein MTSLKERLRDDLTAAIKARDELRSSTLRLTLTAVNRAEVAGTEKRELTDAEVVQVVQGEAKKRRDAATAFQDAGRAESAERERAEGEVLAEYLPRQLGDEELAAIVAAAVAESGASGPQGMGAVMKLVRPKVEGLAEGGRVAAAVKAALIGR; this is encoded by the coding sequence ATGACATCCCTCAAGGAGCGGCTGCGGGACGACCTGACGGCCGCCATCAAGGCTCGGGACGAGCTGCGCTCGTCCACCCTCCGGCTGACCCTGACCGCCGTCAACCGCGCGGAGGTGGCCGGCACCGAGAAGCGCGAGCTCACCGACGCCGAGGTGGTCCAGGTGGTGCAGGGCGAGGCGAAGAAGCGCCGGGACGCGGCGACCGCCTTCCAGGACGCCGGGCGGGCCGAGTCGGCCGAGCGCGAGCGCGCCGAGGGCGAGGTGCTGGCCGAGTACCTCCCCAGGCAGCTCGGTGACGAGGAGCTGGCCGCGATCGTCGCCGCCGCGGTGGCCGAGAGCGGGGCGAGCGGGCCGCAGGGCATGGGCGCGGTGATGAAGCTGGTCCGGCCGAAGGTCGAGGGCCTGGCCGAGGGCGGCCGGGTCGCCGCCGCGGTGAAGGCCGCACTGATCGGCCGTTAG
- a CDS encoding WhiB family transcriptional regulator produces the protein MGWVDDWSAQAACRTSDPDELFVQGAAQNRAKAVCSGCPVRTECLADALDNRVEFGVWGGMTERERRALLRRRPTVISWRRLLETARTEYEESLATGVILSDYAQAG, from the coding sequence ATGGGCTGGGTAGACGACTGGAGTGCGCAGGCTGCCTGCCGCACGAGTGATCCGGATGAACTGTTCGTTCAGGGGGCGGCGCAGAACCGGGCGAAGGCGGTGTGCAGCGGGTGTCCGGTGCGCACCGAGTGCCTGGCGGACGCGTTGGACAACCGGGTGGAGTTCGGCGTCTGGGGCGGGATGACCGAGCGGGAGCGCAGGGCGCTGCTGCGCCGCCGCCCGACGGTGATCTCCTGGCGCCGCCTGCTGGAGACCGCGCGCACGGAGTACGAGGAGTCGCTCGCCACCGGCGTGATCCTCTCGGACTACGCGCAGGCCGGCTGA
- a CDS encoding ArsA family ATPase, protein MSSSTTGSGGGEGAGGTLDVDRLIDNPGTRIIVCCGSGGVGKTTTAAAIGLRAAERGRRTVVLTIDPARRLAQSMGLTELDNTPRPVKGVATATGPGELHAMMLDMKRTFDEVVLAHADPERARAILENPFYQSLSAGFAGTQEYMAMEKLGQLQATGEWDLIVVDTPPSRSALDFLDAPGRLGSFLDGKIIRVLMTPAKVGGRSAMKFLNVGMGLLTGTLGKIFGAQLLTDLQTFVAAMDSMFGGFRERAESTYQLLKAQGTAFLVVAAPERDALREAAYFVDRLAADQMPLAGLVLNRVHATGAPQLTAERAQAAAQALEENGGEHEPGQADAEALAAGLLRLHAERVEVMGRERRTRDRFVSVYPDVPMVEVPALAGDVHDLHGLRLIGRQLAGDPTGSDRS, encoded by the coding sequence ATGAGCTCCAGCACGACCGGCAGCGGCGGCGGCGAGGGTGCCGGCGGCACCCTCGACGTCGACCGGCTGATCGACAACCCGGGCACCCGGATCATCGTCTGCTGCGGCTCGGGCGGCGTGGGCAAGACCACCACCGCCGCCGCGATCGGCCTGCGCGCCGCCGAGCGCGGCCGGCGGACCGTGGTGCTGACCATCGACCCGGCGCGCCGGCTGGCCCAGTCGATGGGCCTGACCGAGCTGGACAACACCCCGCGCCCGGTGAAGGGCGTGGCCACCGCGACCGGCCCCGGCGAACTGCACGCCATGATGCTGGACATGAAGCGGACCTTCGACGAGGTCGTGCTCGCCCATGCCGACCCCGAGCGGGCGCGGGCGATCCTGGAGAACCCCTTCTACCAGTCGCTCTCGGCTGGCTTCGCGGGCACCCAGGAGTACATGGCGATGGAGAAGCTCGGTCAGCTCCAGGCCACCGGGGAGTGGGACCTGATCGTGGTGGACACGCCGCCCTCACGCTCGGCGCTGGACTTCCTGGACGCGCCGGGCCGGCTCGGCTCCTTCCTGGACGGCAAGATCATCCGGGTGCTGATGACCCCCGCGAAGGTCGGCGGGCGCAGCGCGATGAAGTTCCTCAACGTCGGGATGGGCCTGCTCACCGGCACCCTGGGCAAGATCTTCGGCGCCCAGCTGCTGACCGACCTGCAGACCTTCGTGGCCGCCATGGACTCGATGTTCGGCGGCTTCCGGGAACGGGCGGAGAGCACCTACCAGCTGCTCAAGGCGCAGGGCACGGCCTTCCTGGTGGTCGCCGCGCCGGAGCGGGACGCGCTGCGCGAGGCCGCGTACTTCGTGGACCGGCTGGCGGCCGACCAGATGCCGCTGGCCGGCCTGGTGCTCAACCGGGTGCACGCCACCGGCGCCCCGCAGCTCACCGCGGAGCGCGCACAGGCGGCGGCGCAGGCCCTGGAGGAGAACGGCGGGGAGCACGAGCCGGGGCAGGCCGACGCGGAGGCGCTGGCCGCCGGGCTGCTGCGGCTGCACGCGGAGCGGGTCGAGGTGATGGGCCGTGAGCGGCGGACCAGGGACCGGTTCGTCTCGGTCTATCCCGATGTGCCCATGGTGGAGGTGCCGGCACTGGCGGGGGATGTGCACGACCTCCATGGTCTGCGCCTGATCGGGCGTCAACTCGCGGGCGATCCGACGGGGTCGGACCGGTCGTAG
- a CDS encoding N-acetylmuramic acid 6-phosphate etherase has translation MDTDQPSAVRPAAAAPLAALPPTERRNPASLELDRLDTRAILELINDQDATVPAVVRGALPELTELTELALRTLRAGGRVHYFGAGTGGRLALGDAVELGPTYGVGTEQVVGHLAGGARAGAVAREDAEDHAPDPDEPHPPVRGDLVIGVTASGRTPYVIGALRAARAVGAATALLSSDPHAAAADFADLHVLLDTGPEVVTGSTRMKAGTAQKLALNAFSTALMVRSGRTWSNLMVAASARNAKLHARAVRTLVTACQVTEQEARDCLERCAAETATALVVLSCGCSVEQARAALARSQGHPWAAVRELTGAAG, from the coding sequence ATGGATACCGATCAGCCGTCCGCCGTCCGACCTGCCGCCGCAGCACCGCTTGCCGCACTGCCGCCCACCGAGCGGCGCAACCCCGCGAGCCTGGAGCTGGACCGGCTCGACACCCGCGCGATCCTGGAGCTGATCAACGATCAGGACGCCACCGTGCCCGCCGTGGTGCGCGGCGCGCTCCCCGAGCTGACCGAACTGACCGAACTCGCGCTGCGCACCCTGCGCGCGGGCGGCCGGGTGCACTACTTCGGCGCGGGGACGGGCGGGCGGCTCGCGCTCGGCGACGCCGTGGAACTGGGCCCGACCTACGGGGTGGGCACCGAGCAGGTCGTCGGGCACCTGGCGGGCGGCGCCCGGGCCGGGGCGGTGGCCCGGGAGGACGCCGAGGACCACGCGCCGGACCCGGACGAGCCGCACCCGCCGGTCCGCGGCGACCTGGTGATCGGCGTCACCGCCAGTGGCCGCACCCCCTACGTCATCGGCGCGCTGCGCGCGGCCCGCGCCGTGGGCGCGGCGACCGCCCTGCTCTCCTCGGACCCGCACGCGGCGGCCGCCGACTTCGCCGACCTGCACGTGCTGCTGGACACCGGGCCCGAAGTGGTCACCGGCTCGACCCGGATGAAGGCCGGCACCGCCCAGAAGCTGGCGCTGAACGCCTTCTCCACCGCGCTGATGGTGCGCAGCGGGCGGACCTGGTCGAACCTGATGGTGGCCGCCTCGGCGCGCAACGCCAAGCTGCACGCGCGCGCCGTGCGGACCCTGGTGACGGCCTGCCAGGTGACCGAGCAGGAGGCGCGCGACTGCCTGGAGCGGTGTGCCGCCGAGACCGCGACCGCGCTGGTCGTGCTGAGCTGCGGGTGCTCGGTCGAGCAGGCCCGCGCGGCACTGGCCCGCAGCCAGGGTCACCCGTGGGCGGCGGTGCGCGAGCTGACCGGGGCCGCCGGGTGA
- a CDS encoding transglycosylase domain-containing protein — protein sequence MAGHGVKFLGVSVLAGVVLAGLALPAVGAIGLGAKNGVQNFNNIPDDFKTPTLDQASYIYDAKGNQIAKVYARDRTILTQDQMSPLSREAQVDIEDARFYQHGAVDPKGIARAIGKNASSDGASEGASTLTQQYVKNVFIEEAGDDPVAFKAATEKSLGRKIKELKYAIQLEKDLTKDQILTNYLNITFFNHQAYGIEAAAQRYFGKSDKDLTVAEAATLAGMVQNPTAYDPLLHPKAAQNRRDTVIDKMLEYKHITPEQAKEAKATQLSSDLHYQDPQNGCITAGNGEGFFCDYVKRVVESNPAFGSSAADRTKLWTQGGLKIYTTLDPDKQAAANSAVTSQVYASDPVAAASTMIKPGTGEILAMAQSRPYGLDATKHQTVVNLNVGTAMGGGNGFQPGSTFKAIVAAAAIDGGTQLSQSYPSPAKMPYPQMSTCAGTWKNTKGETVSNDSPSESGPFMMPEAMARSINTYFVSLEADTGLCAVKQMANKLGIKTKASGAALQEVPSMTLGVEEMSPLDMAGVYASFASRGVHCDPIAIKSVTGIDGKQLPVPQANCQQAMQQSTADSINTLLKGVTEKSGTGAALNLSDNRPIAGKTGTADNRMAAWFDGYTPDLVDVTWLGGPDSSIPMDRNITIGGKHFYDTDGVYGANGPGPIWQQAMNQAVAGTPINQFTLVPNAPSPTASTDTPPPNPAQNPAQNPNPGQNPNPGDPNNPNPGGNPPATNAGLITTAPPAAPSAPSVPNPPPGGGTIGGGFSLPPGMIGGTGPGKPGKPGHH from the coding sequence TTGGCCGGACACGGCGTCAAGTTCCTGGGCGTCAGCGTCCTGGCCGGCGTCGTCCTGGCCGGACTCGCACTGCCCGCTGTGGGCGCTATCGGCCTGGGGGCCAAGAACGGCGTCCAGAACTTCAACAACATTCCGGACGACTTCAAGACCCCGACCCTGGACCAGGCGTCGTACATCTACGACGCCAAGGGCAACCAGATCGCCAAGGTCTACGCGCGCGACCGCACGATACTGACGCAGGATCAGATGTCGCCGCTCTCCCGCGAGGCTCAGGTCGACATCGAGGACGCGCGGTTCTACCAGCACGGTGCGGTCGACCCCAAGGGCATCGCGCGCGCGATCGGCAAGAACGCCTCCTCGGACGGCGCTTCCGAGGGTGCCTCGACGCTGACCCAGCAGTACGTGAAGAACGTCTTCATCGAGGAGGCCGGCGACGACCCGGTCGCCTTCAAGGCGGCGACCGAGAAGAGCCTGGGCCGCAAGATCAAGGAGCTGAAGTACGCCATCCAGTTGGAGAAGGACCTGACCAAGGACCAGATCCTCACCAACTACCTGAACATCACCTTCTTCAACCACCAGGCGTACGGCATCGAGGCGGCCGCCCAGCGGTACTTCGGCAAGTCGGACAAGGACCTCACCGTCGCCGAGGCCGCGACGCTGGCCGGCATGGTGCAGAACCCGACGGCCTACGACCCGCTGCTGCACCCCAAGGCCGCGCAGAACCGTCGTGACACGGTCATCGACAAGATGCTCGAGTACAAGCACATCACGCCGGAGCAGGCCAAGGAGGCCAAGGCCACCCAGCTCAGCTCGGACCTCCACTACCAGGACCCGCAGAACGGCTGCATCACGGCCGGGAACGGCGAGGGCTTCTTCTGCGACTACGTGAAGCGCGTGGTGGAGAGCAACCCGGCCTTCGGCTCCTCCGCGGCCGACCGCACCAAGCTGTGGACCCAGGGCGGCCTGAAGATCTACACCACCCTCGACCCGGACAAGCAGGCCGCGGCCAACAGCGCCGTGACCTCGCAGGTCTACGCGAGCGACCCGGTCGCGGCGGCGAGCACCATGATCAAACCGGGGACCGGTGAGATCCTCGCGATGGCCCAGAGCAGGCCCTACGGCCTTGACGCCACCAAGCACCAGACGGTGGTCAACCTCAACGTCGGCACGGCGATGGGCGGCGGCAACGGCTTCCAGCCGGGCTCGACCTTCAAGGCGATCGTCGCGGCCGCGGCCATCGACGGCGGCACCCAGCTGAGCCAGTCCTACCCGTCGCCGGCCAAGATGCCGTACCCGCAGATGAGCACCTGCGCCGGCACCTGGAAGAACACCAAGGGCGAGACGGTCAGCAACGACAGCCCGAGCGAGTCCGGGCCGTTCATGATGCCCGAGGCGATGGCGCGCTCGATCAACACCTACTTCGTCTCGCTGGAGGCGGACACCGGTCTGTGCGCGGTCAAGCAGATGGCCAACAAGCTGGGGATCAAGACCAAGGCCAGCGGCGCCGCGCTCCAGGAGGTCCCCTCCATGACCCTGGGCGTCGAGGAGATGAGCCCGCTCGACATGGCCGGCGTCTACGCCAGCTTCGCCTCGCGCGGCGTGCACTGCGACCCGATCGCGATCAAGTCGGTCACCGGCATCGACGGCAAGCAGCTGCCGGTCCCGCAGGCCAACTGCCAGCAGGCGATGCAGCAGTCCACCGCGGACAGCATCAACACGCTGCTCAAGGGCGTGACCGAGAAGTCCGGCACCGGTGCCGCGCTGAACCTCAGCGACAACCGCCCGATCGCCGGCAAGACCGGTACCGCCGACAACCGCATGGCCGCGTGGTTCGACGGCTACACCCCCGACCTGGTCGACGTGACCTGGCTCGGCGGCCCGGACAGCAGCATCCCGATGGACCGGAACATCACCATCGGCGGCAAGCACTTCTACGACACCGACGGTGTCTACGGCGCCAACGGCCCCGGCCCGATCTGGCAGCAGGCGATGAACCAGGCGGTCGCGGGCACCCCGATCAACCAGTTCACCCTGGTCCCGAACGCGCCCTCGCCCACGGCCTCGACGGACACCCCGCCGCCGAACCCGGCCCAGAACCCGGCGCAGAACCCGAACCCGGGCCAGAACCCGAACCCCGGTGACCCGAACAACCCGAACCCCGGCGGCAACCCGCCGGCCACCAACGCCGGCCTGATCACCACGGCGCCGCCGGCAGCCCCGTCGGCACCCTCGGTGCCGAACCCGCCCCCGGGCGGCGGCACCATCGGCGGCGGCTTCTCGCTGCCGCCGGGCATGATCGGCGGCACCGGCCCCGGCAAGCCGGGCAAGCCCGGGCACCACTGA
- a CDS encoding metallophosphoesterase, giving the protein MRKLYSVPLAVLATGAAGLAYSAGYEVRSFRLRRVEVPVLPRGAKPLRVLHVSDIHMVTGQQKKQNWLRSLAGLRPDLVVNTGDNLSDPLGVPSTLDALGPLMEFPGVYVFGSNDYYGPARKSPTRYLKALSSGNHGLNNADGTGRAGITGAVHNPWEKLRDGFDAAGWLDLTNARGRLSLTGLDIEFTGVDDPHIRRDRYAAVAGGPSADADLSVAVVHAPYLRSLDAFTADGYPLVLAGHTHGGQLCVPFYGALVTNCDLDAKRVKGLSTHRAGGKQSYLHVSAGCGTNRYTPVRFACPPEATLMTLTPRLR; this is encoded by the coding sequence ATGCGAAAGCTGTACTCCGTCCCGCTCGCTGTCCTCGCCACCGGAGCCGCCGGGCTCGCCTACTCCGCCGGCTACGAGGTCCGCTCGTTCCGCCTGCGCCGCGTGGAGGTCCCGGTACTGCCGCGGGGCGCCAAGCCGCTGCGGGTGCTGCACGTGTCGGACATCCACATGGTGACCGGACAGCAGAAGAAGCAGAACTGGCTGCGGAGCCTGGCCGGGCTGCGGCCCGACCTGGTGGTGAACACCGGCGACAACCTCTCCGACCCGCTCGGCGTACCCAGCACGCTGGACGCGCTCGGCCCGCTGATGGAGTTCCCCGGGGTGTACGTCTTCGGGTCGAACGACTACTACGGCCCGGCCCGCAAGAGCCCCACCCGCTACCTCAAGGCGCTGAGCAGCGGCAACCACGGCCTCAACAACGCCGACGGCACCGGACGGGCCGGCATCACCGGCGCGGTCCACAACCCGTGGGAGAAGCTGCGCGACGGCTTCGACGCGGCCGGCTGGCTGGACCTGACCAACGCCCGCGGCCGGCTCTCGCTGACCGGGCTCGACATCGAGTTCACCGGTGTGGACGACCCGCACATCCGCCGCGACCGCTACGCCGCGGTGGCCGGCGGCCCGTCCGCCGACGCCGACCTGTCGGTGGCCGTGGTCCACGCGCCCTACCTGCGCAGCCTGGACGCCTTCACCGCCGACGGCTACCCGCTGGTGCTGGCCGGCCACACCCACGGCGGCCAGCTCTGCGTCCCCTTCTACGGCGCCCTGGTCACCAACTGCGATCTGGACGCCAAGCGGGTCAAGGGCCTGTCCACCCACCGGGCCGGCGGCAAGCAGTCCTACCTGCACGTCTCCGCAGGCTGCGGCACCAATCGGTACACCCCCGTCCGCTTCGCCTGCCCTCCGGAGGCCACCCTGATGACCCTGACCCCCCGCCTCCGATAA
- a CDS encoding ABC transporter ATP-binding protein has product MTTTQTRTTVDPVLRLRGVTRVHGHDAARVHALRGVDLTVLPGEFVAVLGADGAGKSTLLGLAGGLDRACSGEVLFEGRELGGLSRGALAVLRRSAIGYVYRDLGLLPALTAAENVSLPRDLGALTDEQARREALAALTELGVGHLADRFSDQLSAGQRQRVAVARALVGERRLILADEPAGPVDPATGEAVLRVLRGRCDAGAAAVMVTREPSRTHGADLADWADRVIVLSDGQIVEERVLRARARAGLGAFAAAARR; this is encoded by the coding sequence GTGACAACCACACAGACGCGAACCACCGTGGACCCGGTTCTGCGACTGCGCGGCGTGACCCGCGTGCACGGCCACGACGCGGCCCGGGTGCACGCCCTGCGCGGGGTGGACCTGACGGTGCTGCCGGGCGAGTTCGTCGCGGTGCTGGGCGCCGACGGCGCGGGCAAGTCCACGCTGCTCGGCCTGGCCGGCGGGCTGGACCGGGCCTGCTCGGGCGAGGTGCTCTTCGAGGGCCGGGAGCTGGGCGGGCTGTCCCGCGGCGCGCTGGCCGTGCTGCGGCGCTCCGCGATCGGCTACGTCTACCGGGACCTCGGCCTGCTGCCCGCGCTGACCGCCGCCGAGAACGTCTCCCTGCCGCGCGACCTGGGCGCGCTGACCGACGAGCAGGCCCGCCGCGAGGCGCTGGCCGCGCTGACCGAGCTCGGCGTCGGCCACCTCGCCGACCGGTTCTCCGACCAGCTCTCCGCCGGCCAGCGCCAGCGGGTGGCCGTCGCCCGCGCGCTGGTCGGCGAGCGGCGGCTGATCCTGGCCGACGAGCCCGCCGGCCCCGTCGACCCGGCCACCGGCGAGGCCGTGCTGCGGGTGCTGCGCGGGCGCTGCGACGCCGGGGCCGCCGCCGTGATGGTCACCCGCGAGCCCAGCCGCACCCACGGGGCGGACCTGGCCGACTGGGCGGACCGGGTGATCGTGCTGAGCGACGGGCAGATCGTGGAGGAGCGGGTGCTGCGGGCCAGGGCCCGGGCCGGGCTCGGGGCGTTCGCCGCGGCGGCGCGCCGCTGA
- a CDS encoding N-acetylglucosamine kinase: MSPLFLGLDAGGSWTRAVVLDAGGAERGRALAEGANPTGQGDQGAVRRLAEAARAALGGLDPGAVAGCAVGLAGYRALADPAAFAERCRSAFGLGAAVQLLPDAVTAFASGTDAGTGTVLIAGTGAACSRVADRQVLRVSGGLGWLLGDEGSGFWLGREALRRAHAEPDGPLGRAVLQHCGAQRPAELLPWAYAGPPRRLARLAPLVNAAAAVGDRTALEVAAAGAEHLAALVRATAAAGDPLVLAGSVAGSPGAVRDRLLALLADHGPVHPAGDPAAAAARLAGAPRRAVARPLTAADPVPGSGG; the protein is encoded by the coding sequence GTGAGCCCGCTCTTCCTCGGCCTGGACGCCGGCGGCAGCTGGACCCGTGCCGTGGTGCTGGACGCCGGGGGCGCCGAGCGCGGGCGGGCGCTGGCCGAGGGGGCCAATCCCACCGGCCAGGGCGACCAGGGCGCGGTGCGGCGGCTGGCCGAGGCGGCCCGCGCGGCGCTGGGCGGGCTCGATCCCGGTGCGGTGGCGGGCTGCGCGGTGGGCCTGGCCGGGTACCGGGCGCTGGCCGACCCGGCCGCCTTCGCCGAGCGCTGCCGCAGCGCGTTCGGGCTCGGCGCCGCGGTGCAGCTCCTCCCGGACGCGGTGACCGCCTTCGCCTCGGGGACGGACGCGGGCACCGGCACCGTCCTGATCGCCGGCACCGGCGCCGCCTGCAGCCGGGTGGCCGATCGTCAGGTGCTGCGGGTCAGCGGAGGGCTGGGCTGGCTGCTCGGTGACGAGGGCAGCGGGTTCTGGCTGGGCCGCGAGGCGCTGCGCCGTGCCCACGCCGAGCCGGACGGGCCGTTGGGCCGGGCCGTGCTGCAGCACTGCGGCGCGCAGCGGCCCGCGGAGCTGCTGCCCTGGGCGTACGCGGGCCCGCCGCGACGCCTGGCCCGGCTGGCGCCCCTGGTCAACGCCGCCGCGGCGGTCGGGGACCGGACCGCGCTGGAGGTGGCCGCGGCCGGCGCCGAGCACCTGGCCGCGCTGGTGCGGGCCACCGCGGCGGCCGGCGATCCACTGGTGCTGGCGGGCTCGGTGGCCGGCTCACCCGGTGCGGTGCGCGACCGGCTGCTCGCCCTGCTCGCCGACCACGGGCCGGTCCACCCGGCCGGGGACCCGGCAGCCGCGGCGGCCCGGCTGGCCGGGGCGCCGCGGCGGGCCGTCGCACGGCCGCTCACCGCGGCGGATCCGGTGCCCGGCAGCGGGGGCTGA